One part of the Suncus etruscus isolate mSunEtr1 chromosome 2, mSunEtr1.pri.cur, whole genome shotgun sequence genome encodes these proteins:
- the FBXL16 gene encoding F-box/LRR-repeat protein 16: MSSPGIDRDPKPPCLPRNGLVKLPSQPNGMGTASITKGTPAVKNRPCQPPPPAALPPPSLAVPLPRAALAGGLCASAGLPLGGSASAPTSTALSERPSLVTDEKILNGLFWYFSACEKCVLAQVCKAWRRVLYQPKFWAGLTPVLHAKELYNLLPGGEKQFVSLQGFAARGFDGFCLVGVSDLDICEFIDNYALSKKGVKAMSLKRSTITDAGLEVMLEQMQGVVRLELSGCNDFTEAGLWSSLSARITSLSVSDCINVADDAIAAISQLLPDLAELNLQAYHVTDTALAYFTARQGHSTHTLRLLSCWEITNHGVVNVVHSLPNLTALSLSGCSKVTDDGVELVAENLRKLRSLDLSWCPRITDMALEYVACDLHRLEELVLDRCVRITDTGLSYLSTMSSLRSLYLRWCCQVQDFGLKHLLAMRSLRLLSLAGCPLLTTTGLSGLVQLQELEELELTNCPGATPELFKYFSQHLPRCLVIE, encoded by the exons ATGTCGAGCCCAGGTATCGACCGCGACCCCAAGCCACCGTGCTTGCCTCGGAATGGCCTGGTGAAGCTGCCCAGCCAGCCCAATGGCATGGGCACGGCCAGTATCACCAAGGGCACTCCTGCCGTCAAGAACCGGCCCTGCCAACCACCGCCCCCGGCCGCCCTTCCTCCACCCAGCCTGGCTGTGCCCCTGCCCCGGGCAGCACTGGCAGGTGGCCTGTGCGCATCTGCGGGGCTCCCCCTCGGAGGATCAGCCTCAGCCCCCACCTCCACGGCCCTGTCGGAGCGGCCCTCGCTGGTCACAGACGAGAAGATTCTCAATGGGCTTTTCTGGTATTTCTCGGCCTGTGAGAAGTGTGTGCTGGCCCAGGTGTGCAAAGCCTGGCGGCGGGTGCTCTACCAGCCCAAGTTCTGGGCGGGCCTCACGCCGGTGCTGCATGCCAAGGAGCTCTACAACCTGCTGCCTGGTGGCGAGAAGCAGTTCGTCAGCCTGCAGGGCTTTGCGGCACGCGGCTTCGATGGCTTCTGCCTGGTGGGTGTCTCGGACCTGGACATCTGTGAGTTCATCGACAACTATGCCCTCTCCAAGAAGGGGGTCAAGGCCATGAGCCTCAAGCGCTCCACCATCACCGATGCCGGCTTGGAG GTGATGCTGGAGCAGATGCAGGGTGTGGTGCGCCTAGAGCTCTCCGGCTGTAACGACTTCACCGAGGCAGGGCTGTGGTCCAGCCTGAGCGCGCGCATCACCTCGCTGAGCGTCAGCGACTGCATCAACGTAGCTGACGACGCCATCGCCGCCATCTCCCAGCTGCTGCCCGACCTGGCTGAGCTCAACCTCCAGGCTTACCATGTGACGGACACAGCGCTGGCCTATTTCACTGCGCGCCAGGGCCACAGCACGCACACGCTGCGCCTGCTCTCCTGCTGGGAGATCACCAACCACGGCGTGGTCAACGTGGTGCACAGCCTGCCCAACCTCACGGCCCTCAGCCTCTCTGGCTGCTCCAAGGTCACCGACGACGGCGTGGAGCTGGTGGCCGAGAACCTGCGCAAGTTGCGCAGTCTCGACCTCTCGTGGTGCCCTCGCATCACTGACATGGCCCTCGAGTACGTGGCCTGTGACCTGCATCGCCTGGAGGAGCTGGTGCTGGATAG GTGTGTACGCATCACGGACACAGGCCTCAGCTACTTGTCCACCATGTCGTCTCTCCGCAGCCTCTACCTGCGATGGTGCTGTCAG GTGCAGGACTTCGGACTCAAGCACCTCCTGGCCATGAGAAGTTTGCGCCTCTTGTCTCTGGCAG GCTGCCCGCTGCTGACCACCACGGGACTGTCGGGCCTGGTGCAGCTGCAGGAGCTGGAGGAGCTCGAGCTGACCAACTGCCCCGGGGCCACCCCCGAGCTCTTCAAGTACTTCTCGCAGCACCTGCCCCGCTGCCTCGTCATCGAGTAG
- the ANTKMT gene encoding adenine nucleotide translocase lysine N-methyltransferase, translated as MEPDDPAETLAELPERRLSAWELLQVAAGTGLLAYSAWALLLQPGFRRVPLRLQVPYVGASARQVENVLRLLRGRPGKTVDLGSGDGRIVLAAHLSGLRPAVGYELNPWLVGLARLHAWRAGCARSVCYRREDIWKVNLRDCHNVSVFLAPSVLQLLESKLQKELPQGARVVSGRFPLPTWQPIEVVGEGLDRVWAYDVHGQGPAGQVTSVSRAAPAQAR; from the exons ATGGAGCCGGACGACCCGGCGGAAACTTTGGCGGAGCTGCCCGAGCGGCGGCTGAGCGCCTGGGAGCTGCTGCAGGTGGCGGCGGGCACGGGCCTGCTGGCCTACTCGGCGTGGGCGCTGCTGCTGCAACCGGGCTTCCGTCGCGTGCCGCTGCGGCTGCAG GTGCCCTACGTGGGTGCGAGCGCGCGGCAGGTAGAGAATGTGCTGCGGCTGCTGCGAGGCCGCCCCGGGAAAACGGTGGACCTGGGCTCGGGCGACGGCAGGATA GTGCTGGCGGCCCACCTGAGTGGGCTCCGCCCTGCAGTGGGCTACGAGCTGAACCCCTGGCTGGTGGGGCTGGCACGGCTGCACGCCTGGAGGGCCGGCTGTGCCCGCAGTGTCTGCTACCGTCGCGAGGACATATGGAAG GTGAACTTGAGGGATTGCCACAACGTGTCTGTGTTCCTGGCGCCCAGCGTG CTTCAGCTCCTGGAAAGCAAGCTGCAGAAAGAGCTGCCCCAAGGCGCACGGGTGGTGTCCGGGCGCTTCCCACTCCCCACCTGGCAGCCCATAGAGGTGGTGGGTGAGGGCCTGGATCGCGTCTGGGCCTATGATGTCCACGGACAAGGCCCAGCTGGGCAGGTCACCTCTGTGTCCAGGGCTGCACCTGCCCAAGCCCGCTGA
- the CCDC78 gene encoding coiled-coil domain-containing protein 78, with the protein MDSTRAPAPVQAEDRLPGELGRAPAWVTGLEMELPSVLALHEKQQLQISKELVDQQISANSLRKQQEAEMFELRSEVLQLESRVLELERPRKHSSLAEVQLGGPHRKEHHEEDKDQEVWQARTQALERQVAVLGKQLQGAHEAARVAGQRLAAQAVVLSTYQVQLQQAEAENSRLQLQVKLLHEECAFCLQRCARRAAELSGGTGQPPEVAALRAFLEGSLEDIRAAHRGREQQLARAARAYRKRLTDLNHRHQELLAVHRGLDTVSWAYINQRLRDFSQGMQAELERERAQLLVRAATAEEQLTELQEYVDQHLGRYRLEILRLKALVGTRDPGEQEVSLPGKPQRLKTHSHK; encoded by the exons ATGGACAGTACAAGGGCCCCAGCTCCTGTGCAG GCCGAGGACAGGCTGCCAGGAGAGCTGGGGCGGGCGCCTGCTTGGGTCACCGGCCTGGAAATGGAGCTTCCCTCGGTTCTGGCACTGCATGAGAAGCAGCAGCTGCAG ATCTCCAAGGAACTGGTAGACCAGCAGATCTCAGCCAACTCCCTACGGAAACAGCAGGAAGCGGAGATGTTTGAGCTCAGGAGTGAG GTCCTGCAGCTGGAGAGCCGGGTGCTGGAGTTGGAGCGCCCCAGGAAGCACAGCAGCCTGGCAGAGGTGCAGCTAGGGGGCCCCCACAGGAAGGAACACCATGAAGAAGACAAAGACCAG GAAGTGTGGCAAGCGCGAACGCAAGCACTGGAAAGACAAGT GGCAGTGCTGGGCAAACAGCTGCAGGGGGCCCACGAGGCGGCCAGGGTAGCAGGGCAGCGCCTGGCTGCACAAGCTGTG GTGCTGTCAACCTACCAGGTCCAGCTCCAGCAGGCCGAGGCTGAGAACAGCCGGCTGCAGCTACAAGTGAAACTGCTCCACGAGGAGTGCGCCTTTTGCCTGCAACGCTGCGCCCGCAGGGCTGCT GAGCTTTCAGGGGGCACAGGCCAGCCACCTGAAGTTGCTGCACTGCGGGCCTTCCTGGAGGGAAGCTTGGAAGACATCAGAGCGGCTCACCGAGGCCGGGAGCAGCAGCTGGCTCGGGCTGCCCGGGCCTACCGCAAGCGCCTGACGGACTTGAACCACAGACACCAGGAGCTGCTAGCTGTGCACAG GGGCCTGGATACGGTGTCTTGGGCCTACATCAACCAGAGGCTCCGGGATTTCTCTCAGGGCATGCAG GCAGAGCTGGAACGTGAGCGTGCACAGCTGCTGGTCAGGGCTGCCACGGCTGAGGAGCAACTCACAGAGCTCCAGGAATACGTGGACCAACACCTGGGCAG ATACAGGCTGGAGATCCTGCGACTCAAGGCCCTGGTGGGCACGAGGGACCCTGGGGAACAGGAAGTTTCACTCCCAGGGAAGCCCCAGCGCCTGAAGACCCACAGCCACAAATGA